TCCAGTAAACCACGCTTGTTATAAACGATAGAATCTAGTTTTTCACTATCCCCCATATCCTCTTTGTAATGAATGATGAGATCTGCAATGGAGCGGCTGCCCATAAGAAAGACATTGACTTCAAAATTCAGATGAAAACTTCTCATATCCATATTTGCCGTTCCTATGGAAGCCATATCACCATCAACGATAATAAGTTTCTGATGTAGAAAACCCTTTTTATACAAGTATACCTCTACACCGAATTGTAGCAGCTCCCCGAAATAGGAGCGACTCCCATATTGGGTTAAAAACCCATCATTTACTGCCGGAACCATAAGCCTGACTTGTATCCCCTTAATTGCGGCATGTTTAATGGCTGCTTTAATCGCTTGATTAGGTACGAAGTATGGACTTGCAATCCAGATTGATTCAGTCGCGTTTGTGATAAGTGAATAGTAATAATCACTCATGATTCCCTGTTGTGTATCAGGTCCGCTTGCTACCACCTGAACGGCTCCATCCCCTTGTTCCACTTTATTCTTGAATTCTGGACGATCTTGCAATACTTCTTCCCCGCTGACATATTCCCAATCCAAAAGGAAAACAGTATGAAGCATAAATACCGCTTCACCTTTAAGTACCATATGTGTATCTCTCCAAAAGCCAATGTTTTTATTTCGGCCCAAATATTCCTCTCCTACGTTTAAACCTCCAACAAAGCCAACTTCCCCATCTATGATGATGATTTTACGGTGATTCCTAAAATTAAACTTTTGATTAAAAAATCCGTGTTTCAGTGGCGAAAATGGATATGCTTTTATCCCGGCATTTTTCATTCGTTTAACTTCATTATTTGAAAGGCTTAAACTTCCGGCCGCATCAAAAATGAATAAAACTTCCACACCATTTTTTGCTTTTTCAATAAGTATATCTATAATTTCAGTACCAAGCCTGTCGGAACGAAAGATATAATATTCAATATGGATGAATTTCTCAGCTTTTTTTAACTGTTTTATGATTTCTGTAAACGTTTCATTACCATTTTTCAATACTTCCGTTTGCGATGATGTACTAATGATGGTCTCAGAAGCATTTTTGGCAAAAGCTGCAAATGATTGCTGATGATTATTCAAGAACGATAAATCTGGAGATGATACCTGTGTGACAAGACTCTTCCATTCTTCACGATCTTTTTTCCTTTTAGTTCGAAATAAATACCCCTTTAAATAGAGCTGACCTGAGAATAGATAAAATACATATCCAAATACCGGGAAAAACAAAAGCACATACATCCACAAAAGGGTCTCGTGGGCAAATCTATTTTCAAGCATGAGTGAAAATATGGTAATAAACATGACTAAAATATATAATCCAATAAAAAATAGCCTCACGTCGAAGCTAACTTGAGTGAATAGGATCATATAGACTGAAGCAATTAAAATAAATAAAAATACAAATTCCATTCTTCTTCTTTTCATCTTTTCATTCTCCTACACAGCAATATTATATATATATCTATACATATACCCATATTTGATGGTAAAAGAAACAAAACACTTACGAAAAAAATATTCGCAAGTGCTTTGTGTATTACCTATCCAATTATCACTTCATGACAGGAATCAAACTTTCATACAGCTCAATATACTTTAAGGAAGATGATGTCCAACTGAAGTCTAACTTCATTGCACTTTCGGCCATTTTCCTCCATCTTTTCGACTGGAATTTGTACAGACCAACAGATTGCTCAATTGTATGAAGCATATCGTGTGCATTATAATTCGTAAAACTAAAGCCATTGCCTTCACCAGTAAATTGATTATACGGTATGACCGTATCCCGAAGTCCGCCAGTTTCCCTCACTAAAGGCAGAGTACCATAACGCAACGCCAAAAGCTGGCCGATACCACATGGTTCGAATTGTGACGGCATCAGGAATAAATCAGAACCTGCATATATCCGTCTTGCTAAACCCTCATCAAAATATGTATTGACTGAAACCTGATTTGGATATTGGTCAGCTAAATGGCAGAATGCCGATTCATATTGCTCATCACCCGTACCTAAAAGAATGAATTGAACTCCTTGCTTCATCATTTCATGAAAAACATGGAGAATAAGATCAATTCCTTTTTGATCAACAAGCCTGGTTACCATGGATATAACCGGGACCCCATCATTTACAGGAAGATCCAGCGATTCCTGTAGCTGACGCTTATTCTCCATCTTACCCTCATAGGAATCGAATGGAACAGCAAGATATTCATCTGCCGCCGGATTATATTCCTCATAATCGATTCCGTTGATAATCCCTTTAAGGTCACCATTTCTCTTGCGTAAAAACCCATCCAGATTTTCCCCGAAATAAGGACTTTGAATTTCGTCCGCATAACTTGGGCTTACAGTTGTGACAATGTTAGAAAAAGCTAGGCCGCCTTTCAAATAACTTACATTTCCATGAAATTCAAGACCATCGATATTAAAATATAACTCACTCAAATCGAGTAATTCAGCTAAAACAGCTTTAGGATAAACTCCTTGATAGCGTAAATTATGTATAGTAAATATCGTTTTAATATCCTGATAGAATGGATGGTTACTATAGTGAGCTTTCAGCAAAACACTGACAAGGCCCGTTTGCCAATCATGACAGTGTATGACATCCGGCTTTTCTTCTAAATAGGGTAAAGCCTCTAAAATTGCACGGGAAAAGAAGGCGAACCTTTCGCCATCATCAAAGAAACCATAACTACCATGTCTTTTGAAATAATATTCATTATCCAGAAAATAATATGTAATTCCATTAGCAACAAGTTTTTCGATGCCACAGAATTGCTGGCGCCAACCAACAGGAACTTCAATACTCGTCATATGTTCCAATTCCTGTTTGATTTGGTTAGGAAGATCCCCATATTTAGGAAGGATGACACTTACATGGACTCCCTGTTTTTTCAGCGCTTTCGGGAGCGCGCCTATAACGTCTCCGAGCCCTCCCGTTTTTATAAAGGGGGCGCATTCTGAAGCAGCAAATACAACATTCATTGCCGCACCTCCTCTATTAAATTACTTCCGCTTTTTTTATTACAGTAGGCTGTTTTAATCCAATAACTGATTTTTCACTAGTAATTCTCACTTCTTTATCAGTTATGACATTTTCAACGATGGCTCCTTCTTCAATCACGCCTTTTTGCATGAT
The DNA window shown above is from Peribacillus sp. FSL P2-0133 and carries:
- the cls gene encoding cardiolipin synthase, whose protein sequence is MKRRRMEFVFLFILIASVYMILFTQVSFDVRLFFIGLYILVMFITIFSLMLENRFAHETLLWMYVLLFFPVFGYVFYLFSGQLYLKGYLFRTKRKKDREEWKSLVTQVSSPDLSFLNNHQQSFAAFAKNASETIISTSSQTEVLKNGNETFTEIIKQLKKAEKFIHIEYYIFRSDRLGTEIIDILIEKAKNGVEVLFIFDAAGSLSLSNNEVKRMKNAGIKAYPFSPLKHGFFNQKFNFRNHRKIIIIDGEVGFVGGLNVGEEYLGRNKNIGFWRDTHMVLKGEAVFMLHTVFLLDWEYVSGEEVLQDRPEFKNKVEQGDGAVQVVASGPDTQQGIMSDYYYSLITNATESIWIASPYFVPNQAIKAAIKHAAIKGIQVRLMVPAVNDGFLTQYGSRSYFGELLQFGVEVYLYKKGFLHQKLIIVDGDMASIGTANMDMRSFHLNFEVNVFLMGSRSIADLIIHYKEDMGDSEKLDSIVYNKRGLLERSKESFARLFSNVL
- the glgA gene encoding glycogen synthase GlgA, whose product is MNVVFAASECAPFIKTGGLGDVIGALPKALKKQGVHVSVILPKYGDLPNQIKQELEHMTSIEVPVGWRQQFCGIEKLVANGITYYFLDNEYYFKRHGSYGFFDDGERFAFFSRAILEALPYLEEKPDVIHCHDWQTGLVSVLLKAHYSNHPFYQDIKTIFTIHNLRYQGVYPKAVLAELLDLSELYFNIDGLEFHGNVSYLKGGLAFSNIVTTVSPSYADEIQSPYFGENLDGFLRKRNGDLKGIINGIDYEEYNPAADEYLAVPFDSYEGKMENKRQLQESLDLPVNDGVPVISMVTRLVDQKGIDLILHVFHEMMKQGVQFILLGTGDEQYESAFCHLADQYPNQVSVNTYFDEGLARRIYAGSDLFLMPSQFEPCGIGQLLALRYGTLPLVRETGGLRDTVIPYNQFTGEGNGFSFTNYNAHDMLHTIEQSVGLYKFQSKRWRKMAESAMKLDFSWTSSSLKYIELYESLIPVMK